Proteins encoded in a region of the Streptomyces sp. NBC_00310 genome:
- a CDS encoding glutamate dehydrogenase: MPTTPFVSLTWTDHVTGQRGFLVVDRLVRGVSSGGLRMRPGCTLDEVAGLARGMTMKEALHYAPEGRYVPLGGAKGGIDCDPRDPEAYGVLVRYLRAMRPYIETFWTTGEDLGLTQDLMERAAAEAGLVSTIQAVYPLLDDERTARRRLADAFAVQVDGIGLDELVGGCGVAESVLTALDRAGVPYAGTRVAVQGLGTMGGATARFLARAGLTIVAVADIKGTISNPTGLDVEALLAARDRHGTVDRSALGPDDHEASGEAWLTTEADVLIPAAVSYAIDTTNHHHVTARLIAEAANMPVLPAAEELLTARGVTVLPDVVVNSGTNAWWWWTLFGDIGPTADEAFTHTRHSMRALVDLMLTRAETDGTTPRTAAHALAADRLPAITERFGWHR; the protein is encoded by the coding sequence ATGCCCACCACCCCCTTCGTGTCCCTCACCTGGACCGACCACGTCACAGGTCAGCGGGGCTTCCTGGTGGTGGACCGGCTGGTGCGCGGGGTCTCCAGCGGCGGTCTGCGGATGCGTCCGGGCTGCACCCTCGACGAGGTGGCCGGACTCGCCCGAGGCATGACCATGAAGGAGGCGCTGCACTATGCCCCCGAGGGTCGTTACGTCCCGCTCGGCGGTGCCAAGGGCGGCATCGACTGCGATCCCCGTGACCCGGAGGCGTACGGCGTCCTGGTGCGCTACCTGCGCGCGATGCGCCCGTACATCGAGACGTTCTGGACCACCGGCGAGGACCTGGGGCTCACCCAGGACCTGATGGAGCGCGCGGCGGCCGAGGCGGGCCTCGTGTCGACGATCCAGGCGGTGTACCCCCTCCTCGACGACGAGCGGACGGCCCGGCGACGGCTCGCGGACGCCTTCGCGGTCCAGGTGGACGGCATCGGCCTCGACGAGCTGGTCGGCGGCTGCGGCGTCGCCGAGTCCGTGCTCACGGCCCTGGACCGGGCCGGGGTGCCGTACGCCGGGACGCGGGTCGCCGTACAGGGCCTGGGCACCATGGGCGGGGCGACCGCCCGCTTTCTCGCCCGTGCCGGACTCACGATCGTGGCCGTGGCCGACATCAAGGGCACCATCTCCAACCCCACCGGCCTGGACGTCGAAGCACTGCTCGCCGCCCGTGACCGGCACGGCACGGTCGACCGGTCCGCACTCGGCCCCGACGACCACGAGGCGTCCGGCGAAGCCTGGCTCACCACCGAGGCCGACGTACTGATCCCGGCGGCGGTCTCGTACGCGATCGACACCACCAACCACCACCACGTCACCGCCCGGCTGATCGCCGAGGCGGCGAACATGCCCGTCCTCCCGGCGGCCGAGGAACTGCTCACCGCTCGCGGCGTCACCGTCCTGCCCGACGTCGTCGTCAACTCCGGTACGAACGCCTGGTGGTGGTGGACCCTGTTCGGGGACATCGGCCCCACCGCCGACGAGGCGTTCACCCACACCCGTCACTCCATGCGCGCCCTCGTCGACCTGATGCTCACCCGGGCCGAGACCGACGGCACGACCCCCCGCACCGCCGCCCACGCCCTCGCCGCAGACCGCCTGCCGGCGATCACGGAGCGCTTCGGCTGGCACCGCTGA